One window from the genome of Cryptomeria japonica chromosome 6, Sugi_1.0, whole genome shotgun sequence encodes:
- the LOC131856134 gene encoding uncharacterized protein LOC131856134 → MVDAITICGAGFKAPSEGDLRGPILSQMVDDVKKDLDEQRHIWSTKGCTIMTDGWTDRRNRTLLNFLVSSAGGTVFIKSIDASAHCKNATYLCEQIEEVIEDVGEENVVQVVTNNAANYVAAGKLLITN, encoded by the exons atggttgatgccattaccatatgcggggcggggttcaaagcccctagtgagggtgatttgaggggacccattttgtctcaaatggtggatgatgtgaaaaaggatttagatgaacaacgccacatatggagcactaaaggttgcaccatcatgactgatggttggacggataggagaaatagaactctccttaattttcttgtttcttccgcag ggggcaccgttttcatcaagtccattgatgcctccgcccattgcaagaatgccacctacctatgtgagcagatagaggaggtgattgaagatgtgggtgaggagaacgtggtacaggtggtgaccaacaatgcagcaaattatgttgctgcgggtaaacttttgattacaaactaa